One window of Inquilinus sp. Marseille-Q2685 genomic DNA carries:
- a CDS encoding TfoX/Sxy family protein, which translates to MARDPGLEELVREALGTEPGLDEKRMFGGLAWLLHGNLLCGARVDSMLVRLGKGNDGWALEQPDVAPMIMQGRHMPGWVRAGAAAYGDDALRRRLLDAALAFVRTLPPK; encoded by the coding sequence ATGGCGCGCGATCCGGGGCTTGAGGAGCTGGTGCGCGAGGCGCTGGGCACGGAGCCCGGCCTGGACGAGAAGCGGATGTTCGGCGGCCTGGCTTGGCTGCTGCACGGCAACCTGCTGTGCGGCGCCCGGGTCGACAGCATGCTGGTCCGCCTCGGCAAAGGGAATGACGGCTGGGCGCTGGAGCAGCCCGACGTCGCGCCGATGATCATGCAGGGCCGTCACATGCCGGGCTGGGTGCGGGCCGGCGCGGCCGCCTATGGCGACGACGCGCTGCGCCGGCGGCTGCTCGACGCCGCGCTCGCCTTCGTCCGCACCCTGCCGCCGAAATAG